The Cellulomonas oligotrophica sequence AGCCGCTCGCACAGCTCCCGGCCGGTCGCGGGGCCGCCCGGGGCCGAGGGCGCCACGTCCAGGCCCGCCCACAGGCCGATGGTGCGCAGCCCGCTCAGGCGCTCGTCGTCGACGAGCGGGCCGAGCCGCTCGCCCATCCGCTCGCCCAGGGTGCGGGCGCGGGCCTGCAGGGTGCCGGGCTCCAGCAGGTCGATCACCGCGAGCCCGACGGCGCACGCCATCGGGTTGCCGCCGAACGTCGACCCGTGCGTGCCCGCGGTCAGCACCTCGAGCACGTCCGCGCGGCCCACGACCGCGGAGACGGGCACGACCCCGCCGCCCAGCGCCTTGCCGAGTGTCACGAGGTCGGGGCGCACGTCCCAGCGCTCGCACGCGAGCGTCGAGCCGGTGCGTCCCAGCCCGGACTGGATCTCGTCCGCGACGAGCAGCACGTCCGCCCGGTCGCACAGGGCCCGCACGGCAGGCAGGTAGTCGTCCGGCGGCACGACGACGCCCTGCTCGCCCTGCACGGGCTCGAGCAGCACCGCCACGACCGTGTCGTCGAGCGCGGCGGCCAGCGCGTCCGCGTCGCCGTAGGGCACGCTGACGAACCCGGGCGTGAACGGGCCGAAGCCGCGGCGCGCGTCCGGGTCGGTCGAGAACGACACGATCGTCGTGGTGCGGCCGTGGAAGTTGCCGTCCGCGACGACGATCGTCGCCCGGTCGGCGGGCACGCCCTTGACCTCGTAGCCCCACTTGCGGGCGGCCTTGACCGCGGTCTCGACGGCCTCGGCACCGGTGTTCATCGGCAGCACCAGGTGCGACGTACCGGCCAGCAGGGGTCCGACCAGCCCGGCGAGGCGGGTGGCGAACGGCTCGAGCAGGTCGTGGTCGAACGCCCGCGAGGTCAGCGTGAGCCGGTCGAGCTGGGCGTGCGCGGCCGCGACGAGCGCCGGGTGCCGGTGCCCGAAGTTC is a genomic window containing:
- the rocD gene encoding ornithine--oxo-acid transaminase translates to MTTAAHPVSALAPNYHPLPVTVAHGEGSWVTDTAGRRYLDLLSAYSALNFGHRHPALVAAAHAQLDRLTLTSRAFDHDLLEPFATRLAGLVGPLLAGTSHLVLPMNTGAEAVETAVKAARKWGYEVKGVPADRATIVVADGNFHGRTTTIVSFSTDPDARRGFGPFTPGFVSVPYGDADALAAALDDTVVAVLLEPVQGEQGVVVPPDDYLPAVRALCDRADVLLVADEIQSGLGRTGSTLACERWDVRPDLVTLGKALGGGVVPVSAVVGRADVLEVLTAGTHGSTFGGNPMACAVGLAVIDLLEPGTLQARARTLGERMGERLGPLVDDERLSGLRTIGLWAGLDVAPSAPGGPATGRELCERLLARGVLAKDTHGATIRLAPPLTIDVEDLDRALDHVVDAVRG